A part of Halobacillus shinanisalinarum genomic DNA contains:
- a CDS encoding phasin family protein translates to MRSLLKQGFYLGLGAAVSGKEKFEKKVNEMVAKGDVTPSEAKDILNAWVTKGEQTNEEWNEQSRARIKGQMKRLGFVTREEYEQLEARIHRLENRDS, encoded by the coding sequence ATGAGAAGTTTATTAAAACAAGGTTTTTACCTCGGATTAGGCGCTGCTGTAAGTGGCAAGGAGAAGTTTGAAAAAAAGGTCAATGAAATGGTGGCAAAAGGTGATGTGACTCCCTCCGAGGCAAAGGATATTTTAAATGCCTGGGTAACAAAAGGTGAACAGACAAACGAGGAGTGGAATGAACAATCTAGAGCAAGAATAAAAGGACAAATGAAGAGGCTTGGATTTGTAACGAGAGAAGAATATGAACAGTTGGAAGCACGGATTCATCGTTTGGAAAATCGTGATAGCTAA
- a CDS encoding ABC1 kinase family protein, which translates to MNSRLKYISLYRITVIVWMAVKFLLQIFWFHKTHRIWDQNTKDKWKGLLERQAWEYRRKAIELGGLLIKFGQFLSSRADLLPRSFIKELEGLVDRVESTPFQYSKQIIEQAWGGPIDEQLKSIDNTPVASASIGDVYRAVLHDGTPVAIKVQRYRVDEIFKVDFKALRMVFFIIGTFTRYGKKADLPALYKEVVTVITNELDFTLELSNGNHFKRRFKDFRSVYIPDYYKEISTKRVLVMEWIEGAKITDLAFMKRHHIHPEKVAKTLFDLCVEQFLFSGMFHSDPHPGNLMIRPDGTIVVIDFGMVGVMKQTEADSIRSMVQGFILEDYDRVIHALIEMDFLLADVDIERVKKLIKQTTDLYLDGGFGKLDANKMSDIMDELQSFIKEQPIQLPADYAFLGRATSIVVGVLMTIYPQVDLVDWGRPVLKRWMSGENSRASFYKEMISESAKPLLSLPRALVSYLEDGDKQREWQRTEQQKKLFHQFYLFYGMLAFLFMVAGAGSIMFAMVNETRFLLTIGIVLCGFGVVGMLVVGVSHIRMIKR; encoded by the coding sequence ATGAACAGCCGGTTGAAATACATATCGCTTTACCGTATCACAGTGATTGTTTGGATGGCAGTGAAGTTTTTACTGCAAATTTTTTGGTTTCATAAAACACATCGTATATGGGATCAAAACACAAAAGATAAATGGAAGGGGCTGCTTGAGAGGCAGGCATGGGAATATAGAAGGAAAGCCATTGAACTTGGCGGTCTTTTGATTAAATTTGGGCAATTTCTTAGTTCGAGGGCAGATTTGCTTCCACGATCTTTTATTAAAGAGCTCGAAGGATTAGTTGATCGGGTCGAGTCCACTCCATTCCAATACTCAAAGCAGATCATAGAACAAGCGTGGGGTGGTCCTATTGACGAACAACTAAAATCAATAGATAACACACCGGTAGCCTCCGCCTCTATCGGTGATGTTTACCGTGCCGTATTACATGATGGGACCCCTGTAGCCATTAAAGTCCAGCGCTATCGTGTGGATGAAATTTTTAAAGTCGACTTCAAAGCATTGCGGATGGTGTTCTTTATTATCGGGACATTTACTAGATATGGAAAAAAGGCTGACTTACCTGCTTTGTATAAAGAAGTCGTTACAGTTATTACGAATGAACTGGATTTCACTCTGGAGCTTTCGAACGGCAATCATTTTAAGAGGAGATTTAAAGATTTCCGATCTGTTTACATTCCTGACTATTACAAGGAAATATCTACGAAACGTGTTCTCGTAATGGAATGGATTGAAGGAGCGAAAATAACTGATTTAGCCTTTATGAAGAGGCATCATATCCATCCCGAAAAAGTGGCTAAAACTTTGTTTGACCTATGTGTTGAGCAATTTTTATTTTCAGGCATGTTTCATTCAGATCCCCACCCGGGAAATTTAATGATCCGACCTGATGGCACAATTGTTGTGATTGACTTTGGCATGGTGGGTGTGATGAAACAAACTGAGGCGGATTCCATTCGGTCAATGGTGCAAGGGTTTATTTTAGAGGATTACGATCGCGTTATTCATGCATTGATTGAAATGGACTTTTTATTAGCAGATGTAGATATTGAACGTGTGAAAAAGTTAATTAAACAGACAACTGATTTATATTTAGACGGTGGATTCGGTAAACTAGATGCGAATAAAATGAGCGATATCATGGATGAACTGCAATCTTTCATTAAAGAGCAGCCCATCCAACTTCCTGCAGACTATGCTTTTCTAGGAAGGGCGACATCGATCGTTGTAGGGGTGTTAATGACCATTTATCCCCAGGTTGATTTAGTAGACTGGGGCAGACCCGTGCTTAAACGGTGGATGTCTGGAGAAAATTCACGTGCTTCCTTTTATAAAGAAATGATCAGCGAATCAGCTAAGCCGCTTCTTTCACTTCCAAGAGCACTGGTTAGTTATTTAGAGGACGGCGACAAGCAAAGGGAATGGCAGCGTACTGAACAACAGAAAAAGCTTTTTCATCAATTTTATTTGTTTTACGGAATGCTTGCTTTTTTATTTATGGTAGCAGGGGCAGGATCAATCATGTTTGCGATGGTTAATGAAACTCGCTTCCTTTTAACCATCGGAATCGTGCTTTGTGGGTTTGGTGTGGTAGGGATGCTTGTAGTGGGAGTCAGTCACATTCGTATGATAAAAAGATAA
- a CDS encoding M6 family metallopeptidase: MKNKVTALLSVGALSLSLLAPAASGVSANADSSADYSNWNVERYGDRIDIDGMLEKKSQSEEFQKKAVEEIKEAAEEVNFSEAKASESNGDDSTSTYEEGQTKLFLDRNLAFQEFTLRSVGEHVEVWVANDLSFDEGDPRDPHVVTQEQVNKMAAEFDSNIYPKATDFFGMPDSLDGTNAQLEDLGLVPEGYYEGDGDKVMIHVSNIPDENYADPEYPFFVAGFFWQTLENYTDRNIISIDSSDWEERLESTFFGTTIHELQHLIHADNDSDETTWLNEGMSTFSEYLGGYGLDSGSINFLLDHPENSLTNWDEHVNAATGPETIADYGLVQLFTLYNYERFGQEFIRHVAGDGDNSIASFAQAYKDFGLDVTFNEVYQDFSTALVVDDDKFKGGKYGFENIDLRNLPVEDGSERGFTVNFEKAKTHEKDGVPAWGTDFKEFSFAPNQNVENFTFNGIDFLPLQWDSVQSPLGSDDQVLWAGEGNELDNKLIFNADLTSVDEATLTFDNFIDIEEAWDFGMVQVSTDNGETWTSLENENTRSDVVENGHPTIKENVPGFTGHYEDFQKESFDLSEYAGQEVLISFRYLTDWGYNDSGWFIDDISIPEIGLNYDGTNTEDFISEAQLKEEYVNYGVTFIKEKNNGKYQVIEVDPFNVSDEKALELQQAFRKGKTYMTTYYAAPKDSTIPVPFEYEVEFKKNNGKGPRKN, from the coding sequence ATGAAGAATAAGGTGACAGCTTTACTGTCAGTCGGTGCATTATCGCTTTCTTTACTTGCTCCTGCAGCATCGGGTGTAAGTGCAAATGCCGATTCAAGTGCTGATTACAGCAACTGGAACGTTGAACGGTATGGGGATCGGATTGATATTGATGGAATGCTTGAGAAGAAATCACAAAGTGAAGAGTTCCAAAAGAAAGCAGTTGAAGAAATAAAAGAAGCTGCTGAAGAGGTTAATTTTAGTGAAGCTAAAGCCTCAGAATCTAATGGGGATGATTCTACCTCTACATACGAGGAAGGGCAAACTAAATTATTTCTTGACCGTAACTTAGCATTCCAGGAATTCACGTTACGCAGTGTTGGTGAGCATGTAGAGGTTTGGGTAGCCAATGACCTATCTTTTGATGAAGGTGACCCACGTGATCCTCATGTTGTGACCCAAGAACAAGTGAATAAGATGGCTGCTGAATTCGACTCTAACATATATCCAAAAGCAACTGACTTCTTTGGTATGCCTGATTCACTTGACGGAACAAATGCTCAACTTGAGGATTTGGGTCTTGTGCCTGAAGGGTACTATGAAGGTGATGGCGACAAAGTGATGATTCACGTTAGTAATATCCCGGATGAAAACTATGCTGACCCTGAGTATCCATTCTTTGTAGCCGGTTTCTTCTGGCAAACACTTGAAAACTATACAGACCGAAATATTATTTCTATCGACTCTTCCGATTGGGAAGAGCGTCTAGAAAGTACATTTTTTGGAACAACAATCCATGAGCTTCAGCATTTAATTCATGCGGACAACGATAGTGATGAAACAACATGGTTAAACGAAGGAATGTCTACATTCTCTGAGTACCTCGGTGGATATGGGTTAGACTCAGGATCCATCAACTTCTTGCTTGACCACCCTGAAAACTCATTAACGAACTGGGACGAGCATGTTAATGCGGCAACAGGTCCTGAAACGATTGCTGATTATGGGCTAGTTCAGCTATTTACGCTTTATAACTACGAACGATTTGGACAAGAATTCATTCGTCACGTCGCTGGAGATGGCGATAACAGTATCGCTAGTTTTGCTCAAGCCTATAAAGACTTTGGTCTTGATGTAACATTTAATGAAGTTTACCAGGACTTCTCAACTGCTCTTGTCGTCGATGATGACAAGTTTAAAGGCGGGAAATATGGTTTTGAAAACATCGACCTTCGCAACCTGCCAGTTGAAGACGGCAGTGAACGCGGTTTTACTGTGAATTTTGAAAAAGCAAAAACGCATGAAAAAGACGGCGTCCCTGCATGGGGTACGGACTTCAAAGAGTTTAGCTTTGCACCAAACCAAAATGTAGAGAACTTTACATTTAACGGGATTGACTTCCTTCCATTACAATGGGATTCCGTTCAAAGTCCACTAGGCAGTGACGATCAAGTACTCTGGGCAGGAGAAGGTAATGAACTCGATAACAAGTTAATCTTCAATGCAGACCTTACCAGTGTTGATGAAGCTACACTTACATTTGATAACTTCATCGATATTGAAGAAGCATGGGACTTCGGAATGGTTCAAGTTTCCACAGATAATGGGGAAACGTGGACATCGTTAGAGAACGAAAATACCCGGTCAGATGTCGTTGAAAATGGTCATCCTACAATTAAAGAAAATGTTCCTGGATTCACAGGACACTATGAAGATTTCCAAAAAGAATCGTTTGATCTATCTGAATATGCAGGGCAAGAAGTGCTGATCTCCTTCCGTTATCTTACGGATTGGGGTTACAATGATTCGGGCTGGTTCATTGATGATATTTCCATCCCTGAAATTGGTCTAAACTATGATGGAACAAACACAGAGGACTTTATATCTGAAGCTCAGCTGAAAGAGGAATACGTAAACTATGGTGTGACATTCATAAAAGAGAAGAACAATGGTAAATACCAAGTTATTGAAGTAGATCCGTTCAATGTGTCAGATGAGAAAGCATTGGAACTTCAACAAGCCTTTAGAAAAGGAAAAACATACATGACTACGTATTATGCTGCGCCAAAAGACAGTACGATACCTGTTCCTTTTGAATATGAAGTTGAATTTAAAAAGAATAACGGGAAAGGACCTAGGAAAAACTAA
- a CDS encoding GNAT family N-acetyltransferase: MQIRELEVKELHTVAQWLHSMNEQDKHYVAWLASDPNEIFEQIWTLTQFQEPLAYVAWEQDEIIGFIGVLPFFDQNLARLLGPFTKEDNTDVIEQLWNKASLTLMLHFDIVKVACFKANQPLVSFAERHKFSLYNIEKTLAIHDSQFSPSYEKSTHISELSGNDMESLHVLHPAGAYYTTEEMVQLSHQDENKLFGYMENGHLVGYLYYETITAAEGEICFVNVQPNDRGEGIGTKLIEQALQYAFYIYGVDAVTLSVRNQNTQAEQLYQQLGFRDINTIYAYEKKLNDLKAQPFLH, encoded by the coding sequence ATGCAGATCCGTGAATTAGAAGTTAAAGAGCTACACACTGTCGCTCAATGGCTTCACTCCATGAACGAACAAGATAAGCACTATGTTGCCTGGCTTGCCTCAGATCCAAATGAGATTTTTGAGCAAATCTGGACATTGACACAGTTTCAGGAACCCCTTGCTTATGTAGCGTGGGAACAGGATGAGATCATTGGTTTTATTGGGGTTCTTCCTTTCTTCGATCAAAACCTTGCTCGTCTGCTTGGACCTTTTACTAAAGAAGATAACACTGATGTGATTGAACAGCTATGGAATAAAGCTTCACTTACCCTCATGCTCCATTTTGACATTGTAAAAGTAGCTTGTTTCAAAGCGAATCAACCTTTAGTTTCTTTTGCCGAACGTCATAAATTTTCATTGTATAACATTGAAAAGACGCTAGCCATACATGACTCACAGTTCTCCCCTTCTTACGAGAAGAGTACACACATCTCTGAACTATCAGGCAACGATATGGAATCATTACATGTACTTCACCCAGCAGGGGCTTATTACACGACAGAAGAAATGGTTCAACTTTCTCATCAAGACGAGAATAAGCTTTTTGGCTATATGGAGAACGGGCATCTTGTGGGTTATCTTTATTATGAAACGATTACTGCTGCCGAGGGCGAGATTTGCTTTGTTAATGTTCAACCTAATGACCGTGGCGAAGGAATTGGAACAAAGTTAATCGAGCAAGCTCTACAATACGCCTTCTACATCTATGGGGTCGATGCAGTGACCTTATCTGTCCGTAATCAAAACACACAGGCTGAACAGCTCTATCAACAGTTAGGTTTTCGTGATATTAACACCATTTATGCCTATGAGAAAAAACTCAATGATTTAAAAGCCCAGCCGTTCCTCCATTAA
- a CDS encoding fructosamine kinase family protein translates to MKRLIQRELEQLNDPGPIKVMRSVSGGDINEAYYIRTNLNEYFIKINTHVPSNFFKVEALGLERIEQTYTINVPKVYHYNEPYEEETGILVMEWIEENRQAHSAEMLGQNLANMHKHPAKQFGLDQPTFIGRLTQANSWSGSWVKYYKEDRLQPQIQLAIENSPLPHRRIDKLERLTDQLGQWITHHPKPSLLHGDLWGGNYMVGPKGVPYLIDPSILYGDHAFELAFTELFGGFPPTFYVAYQEVMPLPLEYEDIKPLYQLYYLLVHLNMFGENFGPPVDRILARYVGE, encoded by the coding sequence ATGAAGCGACTTATTCAAAGAGAACTTGAACAACTAAATGACCCTGGCCCCATCAAGGTGATGCGAAGTGTAAGCGGCGGCGATATAAATGAAGCTTATTATATACGCACAAACCTTAATGAATATTTTATTAAAATAAATACCCATGTACCCTCCAACTTCTTCAAAGTAGAAGCACTTGGCTTAGAGCGTATTGAGCAAACGTACACCATAAACGTCCCGAAGGTTTATCACTACAATGAACCTTATGAGGAAGAAACAGGAATCCTCGTTATGGAGTGGATTGAGGAGAACCGACAAGCCCACTCAGCAGAAATGCTTGGTCAAAACCTTGCAAATATGCACAAGCATCCTGCTAAACAGTTTGGACTTGATCAGCCAACTTTTATCGGAAGGCTGACACAAGCGAATAGTTGGAGCGGAAGCTGGGTTAAGTACTACAAAGAGGATCGGCTGCAGCCGCAGATTCAATTGGCCATTGAAAACAGCCCATTACCACATAGAAGAATAGATAAGCTCGAACGATTGACTGATCAATTAGGGCAATGGATCACCCACCACCCCAAACCCTCCCTCCTCCATGGTGATCTGTGGGGCGGAAACTATATGGTTGGGCCAAAAGGTGTCCCCTATCTCATTGATCCGTCGATTTTATATGGAGATCATGCCTTTGAACTAGCTTTTACAGAATTATTTGGAGGGTTCCCGCCCACCTTTTATGTAGCCTACCAAGAGGTGATGCCGCTCCCTCTCGAATATGAAGATATTAAGCCGCTTTACCAACTATACTATCTTCTCGTTCATTTAAACATGTTTGGTGAAAACTTCGGTCCACCGGTTGACAGAATTTTAGCAAGGTATGTAGGGGAATGA
- a CDS encoding YjiH family protein — MKASDFKVSSHLKFILPSLLGIFLFIVPFYNPGDESVTILIAIMAGWIQEALANYLSLIMMLIISITAIGTVLVKLIGPDKLDKTPFYQQLFNVPWIWVVTRVLGMIFAIMVYFQIGPDAVISGSTGGLLLDDLLHVLFAVFLFAGLFLPLLLNFGLLELFGVLLTKIMRPIFKLPGRSSIDCLASWLGDGTIGVLLTSKQYEEGYYTKREAAVIGTTFSVVSITFSLVVIAEVGLQHMFIPFYLTVGFSGLIAALIMPRIPPLSKKLNTYVTEEANDNEEIPDHHNVFTHAYTQAVHRGSKSSGPKEFFKQGGQNILDMWMGVAPIVMALGTIALVIAEFTPVFSWLGLPFIPILELLQIPYAQAASETILVGFADMFLPAIIGASIESEMTRFVIASLSVTQLIYMSEVGGLLLGSKVPVNMKDLFVIFLLRTIITLPIIALIAHLIF; from the coding sequence ATGAAAGCAAGCGACTTCAAGGTTTCATCACATTTAAAATTTATACTGCCATCTTTACTTGGCATCTTCTTATTTATTGTACCTTTTTATAATCCAGGCGATGAGAGTGTTACGATTCTAATTGCTATCATGGCAGGCTGGATTCAGGAAGCACTAGCCAACTACCTCTCTCTCATCATGATGTTGATTATATCGATTACAGCGATCGGAACTGTTCTCGTTAAACTGATTGGACCTGACAAGCTGGATAAAACTCCGTTCTACCAACAGTTGTTCAATGTGCCATGGATATGGGTGGTCACTCGCGTTTTAGGGATGATTTTCGCTATTATGGTTTATTTTCAAATCGGACCTGATGCCGTCATCTCTGGTTCCACGGGCGGACTGTTATTAGATGATCTGTTGCATGTGTTATTTGCGGTTTTCTTATTTGCTGGTTTATTTCTGCCATTACTGCTTAACTTCGGACTGCTTGAGCTCTTTGGTGTCTTATTAACAAAAATCATGCGTCCCATTTTTAAACTTCCTGGACGTTCCTCCATTGACTGTTTAGCATCATGGTTAGGCGACGGGACGATTGGCGTCCTATTAACGAGTAAGCAATATGAGGAAGGTTATTACACAAAAAGGGAAGCAGCCGTAATCGGGACTACTTTCTCGGTCGTATCGATTACCTTTAGTTTAGTCGTCATTGCTGAGGTCGGTCTCCAGCATATGTTTATTCCCTTTTACTTAACTGTGGGTTTTTCCGGTTTAATTGCCGCCTTAATTATGCCTAGGATTCCTCCGCTTTCAAAAAAATTGAATACGTATGTAACAGAAGAAGCGAATGATAATGAAGAAATTCCTGATCATCATAATGTTTTCACTCATGCTTATACCCAAGCTGTCCATCGAGGCAGCAAGTCAAGTGGCCCTAAGGAATTCTTCAAACAAGGCGGGCAGAATATCTTAGATATGTGGATGGGCGTTGCTCCGATTGTTATGGCACTAGGTACCATTGCGCTTGTCATTGCTGAGTTCACGCCAGTATTTAGTTGGCTTGGATTACCTTTTATCCCGATTCTTGAACTGTTACAAATCCCCTATGCTCAAGCCGCATCCGAGACGATTTTAGTTGGCTTTGCTGATATGTTCCTGCCAGCCATTATTGGCGCATCGATTGAAAGCGAAATGACGCGTTTTGTCATTGCTAGTTTATCCGTAACTCAGCTGATTTATATGTCAGAGGTAGGCGGATTACTATTAGGCTCTAAAGTACCCGTGAACATGAAAGATTTATTTGTCATCTTCTTGTTAAGAACGATTATTACCCTTCCAATCATTGCACTTATCGCACACTTAATCTTTTAG
- a CDS encoding type 1 glutamine amidotransferase domain-containing protein, whose amino-acid sequence MEKKILFIATNVDELEDGQKTGLWLQEFVEPATECKQAGFDVTGASIKGGRIPIDPNSYSNELPRVWDGVMEPIHDTEKLENIELNDYAGVFFTGGHGTMLDFPNQKVIHSVLQHFIDEDKVIGAVCHGVAAFIGAKDSSGNPYTKGKTITGFSTKEEQEMDFTDKVPFLLEDQLKEEGANFHTADPFEEHVEEDGKLVTGQNPQSSLAAAEAFLKKLT is encoded by the coding sequence ATGGAAAAAAAGATCTTATTCATCGCCACAAACGTTGATGAACTGGAGGATGGACAGAAAACGGGATTATGGCTGCAGGAGTTTGTAGAGCCTGCTACGGAATGTAAACAAGCTGGATTTGATGTCACTGGTGCCAGCATAAAAGGAGGCAGGATTCCAATTGACCCTAACAGTTACAGCAATGAACTGCCGAGAGTTTGGGATGGAGTCATGGAACCGATTCATGATACGGAAAAGCTTGAGAACATAGAATTAAATGATTATGCAGGGGTATTCTTTACTGGCGGGCACGGAACGATGCTTGATTTTCCGAACCAGAAAGTTATCCATTCCGTACTGCAGCATTTTATAGATGAAGACAAGGTGATTGGTGCCGTTTGCCATGGAGTAGCTGCCTTTATAGGAGCAAAAGACTCTAGTGGGAACCCGTATACAAAAGGGAAAACCATTACAGGTTTCAGTACGAAAGAAGAACAGGAAATGGACTTTACAGACAAGGTACCATTTTTGCTTGAAGATCAATTAAAAGAAGAAGGCGCAAACTTTCACACCGCTGATCCTTTTGAGGAACATGTTGAGGAAGATGGAAAGCTTGTAACAGGACAAAATCCTCAATCGAGTTTAGCTGCCGCCGAAGCTTTTCTAAAAAAATTGACATAA
- a CDS encoding acyltransferase family protein encodes MKREALFDNAKLLLIFLVVFGHLIQPFTDGSHIMYTVYTWIYTFHMPAFILLSGFFAKGLGHKDYIVNLAKKLILPYMIFQLAYTGYFFFIGKDGWLSGPFYPHWSLWFLFSLFCWHIMLYWFKKVPAPLGMFVAVGLGIVVGYFNDIGHMFSLSRTFVFFPFFLAGYWLTKENVKKWRTPQVREATLLFVTALVGLIAIFPEFDSGWLLGSESYSILGNPEFGGLLRLGVYVIGGLMTVGVLAWIPNKTYRFSILGGRTLYVYLLHGFFIQFFREAGWFKVDNVIDFVGLAIVAASIVFLLSSTSIRTLTQPVIEGRAQLMRKWWDKLAKKDYTTN; translated from the coding sequence ATGAAACGTGAAGCACTTTTTGACAATGCGAAGCTCTTACTGATTTTTCTCGTTGTGTTCGGCCATCTAATTCAACCATTTACGGATGGTTCACACATAATGTACACCGTCTATACATGGATTTATACTTTCCATATGCCTGCATTCATCTTATTGTCAGGCTTTTTTGCTAAAGGATTAGGACATAAGGATTATATTGTTAATTTAGCAAAAAAATTGATCTTACCGTATATGATTTTTCAGCTCGCCTACACAGGCTACTTCTTCTTTATAGGAAAAGATGGCTGGCTAAGCGGACCATTTTATCCTCATTGGTCGTTATGGTTTTTATTTAGTTTGTTTTGCTGGCACATCATGCTTTATTGGTTCAAAAAGGTTCCTGCGCCATTAGGAATGTTTGTCGCGGTTGGACTTGGGATAGTTGTAGGCTATTTTAATGACATCGGTCATATGTTCAGCCTTTCAAGGACGTTTGTGTTCTTCCCGTTTTTCTTAGCTGGATACTGGTTAACGAAGGAAAACGTCAAGAAATGGAGAACACCTCAAGTACGTGAAGCGACACTTCTTTTCGTGACTGCTCTAGTGGGCTTAATCGCCATTTTCCCAGAGTTTGATTCAGGATGGCTGCTCGGTTCCGAATCGTACAGTATACTAGGGAATCCCGAATTTGGCGGTTTACTTCGCCTTGGTGTTTATGTAATAGGTGGATTAATGACGGTTGGTGTTCTTGCTTGGATCCCGAATAAAACCTATCGTTTTTCGATATTGGGTGGAAGAACGTTGTATGTGTACCTACTTCATGGATTCTTTATTCAATTTTTCCGGGAAGCCGGTTGGTTTAAGGTTGACAACGTAATTGACTTTGTCGGCTTGGCTATTGTAGCGGCAAGTATTGTATTCTTGCTATCAAGTACTTCGATTCGAACATTGACACAGCCAGTGATCGAAGGAAGAGCACAATTAATGAGAAAATGGTGGGATAAACTAGCTAAAAAAGACTATACAACGAATTAA
- a CDS encoding aminopeptidase, whose translation MTTHKKKLENYAELALKKGVNLQHGQGLIINAPIEAADLVRIISAKAYGKGAKNVHVEWNDEMLSYMKMKNAPMKVLETFPKWKAEGLEEMVKGGYSLLTVYGPNPDLLKGIDSGRIAKANKASAEALTEYRNYIMNDKTTWSIIAYPQTAWAEKVFPDLNSEAAQSKLWEQIFKITRIDQEDPIQAWEKHNESLRQAREYLNKKQYKKLHYKATGTDLSIELPENHIWHGGSATSEKGVEFNPNMPTEEVFTMPHKFGVQGKVSSTKPLSYGGNLIENFTLTFKDGKVVDYKAEAGQETLKHLLESDEGSARLGEVALVPNESPISQSGHIFFNTLYDENASCHLALGKAYPTNIEKGPSMSKDEMDKYGVNDSLVHEDFMMGSAEMDIDGETQDGSYEPIFRKGSWAIEFES comes from the coding sequence TTGACTACACATAAAAAAAAGTTAGAAAATTATGCTGAGCTAGCTTTAAAGAAAGGCGTTAACTTGCAACACGGACAGGGCCTGATTATTAATGCTCCGATTGAAGCCGCTGATCTCGTTAGAATTATTTCAGCTAAAGCTTACGGGAAAGGCGCTAAGAACGTTCACGTTGAGTGGAACGATGAGATGCTGAGTTATATGAAAATGAAAAATGCCCCAATGAAAGTACTGGAAACTTTTCCGAAATGGAAAGCGGAAGGACTAGAGGAGATGGTGAAAGGTGGCTACTCCTTGTTAACGGTCTATGGTCCAAATCCCGATCTTTTAAAGGGGATAGACTCTGGGCGTATTGCGAAGGCAAATAAAGCGAGTGCTGAAGCATTAACAGAATACCGTAATTACATTATGAATGATAAAACGACATGGTCAATTATTGCCTATCCTCAAACTGCCTGGGCTGAGAAGGTGTTCCCGGATCTTAACTCAGAAGCCGCTCAAAGCAAGCTATGGGAGCAAATTTTTAAAATTACCCGAATTGATCAGGAAGATCCAATCCAGGCGTGGGAGAAGCATAATGAAAGTCTGCGTCAGGCGAGAGAGTATTTGAATAAAAAGCAATACAAGAAACTTCATTATAAAGCGACAGGAACTGATTTAAGTATTGAATTGCCAGAGAATCACATTTGGCACGGTGGTTCGGCTACCTCTGAAAAAGGGGTTGAGTTTAATCCGAATATGCCTACTGAAGAAGTATTTACAATGCCGCACAAGTTTGGCGTACAAGGTAAAGTCAGTAGTACGAAACCGCTTAGCTATGGCGGGAACTTAATTGAAAACTTCACATTGACATTTAAAGATGGAAAGGTCGTTGATTACAAAGCTGAAGCTGGCCAGGAAACGCTTAAACACTTGCTTGAGTCTGATGAAGGTTCTGCTCGTTTAGGTGAAGTGGCACTTGTCCCCAATGAGTCACCTATTTCCCAGTCAGGTCACATTTTTTTCAATACGTTGTACGATGAAAATGCGTCCTGTCACCTCGCTTTAGGAAAGGCCTATCCGACTAATATTGAAAAAGGTCCATCAATGTCTAAAGATGAAATGGACAAGTACGGCGTCAATGATAGTCTTGTTCATGAAGACTTCATGATGGGCTCAGCAGAGATGGATATTGACGGGGAAACACAGGATGGCAGCTATGAACCTATATTCCGTAAAGGCTCTTGGGCTATTGAATTTGAATCATAA
- the ribH gene encoding 6,7-dimethyl-8-ribityllumazine synthase gives MVKTLEGNLVGSGLKIGIVVGRFNDFITGRLYDGALDGLKRHGVNLDDVEAAWVPGAFEVPLVAGKMANSGKYDAVITLGAVIRGSTPHFDYVCGEAAKGVSQASVQSGVPVIFGVITTDTIEQAIERAGTKAGNKGWEAATGAIEMANLNRLFEA, from the coding sequence ATGGTAAAAACATTGGAAGGAAATTTAGTAGGAAGCGGATTAAAGATTGGAATCGTAGTAGGAAGGTTTAATGATTTTATTACAGGTCGATTGTATGATGGAGCGCTTGATGGACTAAAACGTCATGGTGTAAACCTTGACGATGTAGAAGCAGCATGGGTCCCTGGAGCTTTTGAAGTTCCGTTAGTGGCGGGAAAAATGGCGAATTCCGGAAAATATGATGCTGTCATCACATTAGGTGCCGTCATTCGCGGTTCTACCCCGCATTTTGATTACGTTTGTGGAGAGGCAGCCAAGGGTGTATCGCAGGCTAGCGTGCAAAGTGGTGTACCTGTAATATTTGGTGTCATCACAACGGATACGATCGAGCAAGCCATAGAGCGAGCAGGTACGAAAGCCGGGAACAAAGGCTGGGAAGCGGCAACGGGTGCTATTGAAATGGCCAACCTTAATCGCCTCTTTGAAGCATAA